The stretch of DNA AGCACGCAAGCGGAAACGCTACTGACGCAGCTCTGGAGCGAGGCGTTGGGTGCCGAAGGGATCGATCTCGACAGAAACTTCTTCGATCTCGGCGGCACCTCTCTCCAGCTTCTGCAGGTGCATGCGGGACTGGAAGCAAGGCTCGGGCGCGCCGTGGATGTCGTCGCACTGTTCAAGCATTCGACCATCCGCGAGCTTGCCCGCCATATCGAGGGCAAATCCCAGAACACCGCGCGATCCATCGCCGCTGCCCAGCGGGCGGCACTTCAGAGGAAAACCATGTCCCAGTTCCGAAGGAGCGCTTCATGACGGGAATTCACGAAACCGCCCACGCCGATCTCGATCGAATTGATATCGAGGACGATCAGGGTCCGGGCGGCATCGCGATCATCGGCATGTCCGGGCGCTTCCCGGGCGCACCCACCGTGGAAGCGCTTTGGGATCTCGTCAGTGACGGCCGGAATGCCTTTTCGATATTTGCGCCGGACGAAATCGAAGATTGCTTCACCGACGAAGAACGCGCCGCCGCAAATTATGTCGCTGCCCGCCCGCATCTTCCGGACGTGGACATGTTCGACGCCGAATTCTTCGGCATGTTTGCACGCGAGGCAGCACTCACCGATCCGCAGCATCGCGTCTTCCTGGAAATCTGCTGGGAAGCGCTCGAAAACGGCGGCTACGATCCGCATCGCTATCCGGGCATGATCGGCGTCTTTGCCGGCTCGTCGATGCCGACCTATCTGATCAACAACGTCCTTGGCGATCGTGCCAAGGCGGAGGAATTCGCCTCCAATTATCAGATCGGCTGTTTTCAGCAGCTCGTAGGAGCGCTCAACGACGCGCTCGCGACTCGTATTGCCTACAAGTTCGATCTGCGCGGCCCCGCCTTCACGCTGCAATCGGCCTGCTCGACCTCGCTACTTGCCGTGTCGCAGGCCTGCCAAAACCTACAGACCTATGCTTGCGACATGGCGCTCGCTGGCGGCGTGTCCATCACGCTGCCGCAAAAACGGGGGTATATCTACCAGGAAGGCGGCATGGCTTCGGCCGACGGCACCTGCCGGCCGTTCGATGCGAACGCGGATGGAACCGTCTTTGCAAGCGGCGCAGGCGTCGTACTCCTGAAGAGGCTGGAAGACGCGCGAAGGGACCGCGATCGCATCTTCGCAGTCATCCGCGGCTACGGCATCAACAATGATGGCTCCGACAAGGTCGGTTTCACCGCACCGAGCGTCCGCGGACAGGCCGAGGCGATCTCCGCCGCCCTGGCAAATGCAGGAGTGCCAGCCGCATCAATCGGATACGTCGAATGCCACGGGACAGCTACGCCCCTGGGCGATCCCATCGAGTTCGGCGGCCTGAAGGAGGCCTATCTCGACATTGCGGACGCGCGGGAGAGCTGTGCGCTCGGTTCAGTGAAGGGCAATGTCGGGCATATGGACTGTGCTGCAGGCGTATCCGGTCTCATCAAGACAGCGCTGATGCTTCATCGCGGCAAGATTCCGCCGATGCCCAACTATAGCCGCCCCAATCCTCGGCTCAATATCGAGGAGAGCCCGTTTTATATTCCCACCGAAATGACGGACTGGCCGGCACAGGGACATCCGCGCCGCGCAGGCGTCAGCGCCTTCGGCGTCGGCGGCACGAATGTCCACGTCATTCTCGAAGAAGCGATTGGCGAAGACCGCGAGGCATGCTCAGACGTCACCAAGCCGTACATCCTGCCGCTGTCGGCACGCAATCCGGCAGCCTTGTCGGCTATGCGCGCCAATCTCAGCGCTCACCTGACCGAGCGCCCGGAGATTTCGCTCGCAGACGTCGCCGCAACGCTGCAGAACGGCAGATGCGAGTTCAGCCATCGCTTTGCGATATCGGCCCGGACCGTCGAAGAGGCGCGGGATAAGCTCGGCGCGGAACGCCCTGCGGATTCCATCGCCTCGGACGCCCCTCCGGTCGCGTTCATGTTTCCGGGACAAGGCGCGCAATATGTCGGCATGGGTGCTGGACTCTATGACAGCGAACCGGAATTCGCACGCTGGATCGACAGGGGCGCCGAACTGCTGAAGCCTATGCTCGGCCTTGATCTTCGGATTTTCATCTGCCATTCCGGACCGGTGCCGGAGTCAATGGCTGACGAACAGCGCAACACGCGCATCGCTCAACCATGCCTCTATCTCGTCGAATATGCGCTGGCACGGCTGTGGATGAGCCGAGGCCTCAGGCCCTACGCGATGATCGGCCATAGCGTCGGCGAGTTCGTAGCAGCAACGCTTGCCAACGTGATTTCTTTCGAAGATGGACTCCGGCTTGTCGCCAGCCGCGGGCGTCTCATGCAAAGCCAGCCGCAAGGCGCGATGGTTTCGGTTCGCGCCGACGCGCAAACCGTCTCCGCTTACCTGAAAGGCGATGTCGAGATCGCCGCCGTCAATGCTCCGAAGCTGTCGGTTATCTCCGGCCCGTTCGCGGAGATCGACGAGGTTTGTTCAGCGCTCGAAGCTGGTGGCATTGCCTTCAGCCGCCTGCACACGTCGCATGCCTTCCATTCGCCGATGATGAACGAGGCGGCAGCCGCACTTTACGACGAGACTGCCAAGGTAACCTACGGAACCGCAACGGTTCCCTATATCTCTTGCGTGACCGGAGACTGGCAGACGGCGCAACAGGGCACTTCGCCGGATTACTGGGCAAGGCACTGCCGCGACGCCGTTCATTTCGCCGCTGGCCTCGCAAAGCTTTGCGACGGGAGGAAACCCATACTCCTGGAGGTTGGTCCAGGGCGGACGCTCTCCGTATTTGCTTCGCAGACCGTTGCACGGGACAATCTGAATACCGTGATCCAGTCTCTGCCCGAACACGATCGCGCGCCCGAAGCTGCCGATGTCTTCGCCGGCGCCCAAGGCAGATTGTGGATGGCTGGCTGCGTCCTTGAATGGCCGGAACTGCCCAACGGCGCAACGGCACACCTTGATCTGCCGGTCTACCCGTTCCAGCGCCAGCGTCACTGGATCGATGCGCCTCCATCGGCGCGCCGCAATGTAGGCTCTTACGCGCTGTCTCGCTCCGAGCTGCAAATCGTGGTCGAACCTTCGGCTGCGATCCAAATGCCGGCAACTGTCAGCGTCGCTCCAACGAACGCCCCCTCTTCCGCCGATCGTACCCCTGCGCTTGAATGCGAATTGCTGGCCACTCTCGCCGAGATGTCGGGCAATGCATTGAGGCCGGCCGACGTCGCCGCGACATTTATCGAGCTGGGCTTCGATTCCCTCTTCATCGGGCAATTCGCGCAGAGGATCGAGAAGGACTACCGGGTCAAGATTTCGTTCCGCGATCTTCTGAGCACCATTCCGTCGATCGCCAACCTGGCGAAACATCTCGATGAGAAAATGCCGGAGAAAGCGCTGGCAGCATCTCCGCCGCCTGCGGCGTATCTTCTTGCACCAGCGGCGGTTTTTGCCGCGTCGGAGATGCCTCTTGCGCCTACCCCTTCGCCGTCCGCATCGATGGGCGAAGTGCAGGCCCTCATTCAATCGCAGATTCAACTGCTCCAATCACTCTTCGCCCAGCAGCTCCAGTTGCTGCAATCCTCGGCGACCTCTCCACCGGTGGCGGTGGCAGAAAGCGCCGCAACCGTAAGCATGCCGCAGGCGGTACTATCAATTGTTCCGGCTCCAGCTGCTGCTGCCCCGTCCGAAGCGGTAGATGCGCCGGTCACGCCCGCAGAAAGGCTGGAATCCGTCCCGCTCACGGAAGCTCAGACGGAGATCTGGCTGGCAGCCCAGACCGGCGATGAAGCGTCCTGCTCCTTTAACCTGTCCATTTCGCTGACGCTGGATGGCGAGTTCGACGAAGCTGCCTTTTCAAAGGCACTGAGCCTTGTGACGGATCGTCATGATGCGCTTCGAATCCGCTTCAGTCGCGCTGGCGATTACTTCCGCTTCGCCGACGATTTCGCGCTGAAGGCGCCGCTGGTGGATTTCGCCGGCAGGCCCGACGGCGAAGCGCAGCTTCGGGAGATGCTCGACGAGGATGCAAGGACGCCCTTCGACCTCGTCGACGGCCCGCTTGCCCGCGCCTTCATCGCGCGTCTGGCAGTCGACAAGCATGTCTTCGTCTTCAGCGGACACCACATCATCTGCGACGGCTGGTCGATCAGCGTGCTTCTCGATGAGCTAGCGATGGCCTATGCGGCTTTCCGCAACGGCGAGACACCGCAATTCGAGCCGGCGCTCTCCTTTGCCACCTATGCGACGAAGCTTGCGCCCACACCCGAAAAATCCGAGAAGGACGAGCAGTTCTGGCTCGATCAGTTCAAGGAGATTCCGGAACTGCCGGAACTGCCGCTGGACCGGACGCGGCCCGAACATCGCAACTTCGCCAGTGGTACCTGCACGGGCTACATCGAGGGCGATGTCTACAAGGCGTTGAAAAAAGCTGGCGCGCAGTCCGGCGCAACGCTGTTTTCAACCTTGCTGGCGATGCTGCAGGTCGTCGTCTCCCGGCTTTCCAGGCAGGAGGACATCGTGATTGCGGTTCCTGCAGCCGGTCAGAACCTGATCGGAGAAGCGATCCTTTTCGGCCATTGCGTCAATCTCCTGCCAATCCGCCAGACCGTCGCATCACAGACGAGCTTCTGCGAGCATCTGAGGGCAACGCAGCGGCTTGTTCTGCAGGCGGTAGAGCATCAGTCCTGCACCTATGGCACGCTCGTGCGCAAACTCGGCGTAAAGCGGGATTCGCGCCGCCTGCCATTGACGGAAATTCAGTTCAATCTGGACCACACCGCAGCAGATCAGCCCTTCGGGAACCTGACGGCAAACATGGCCAACAACGTGAAGGGCTTTTCCAATTTCGACATGTTCTTTTGCGCGTTCGAAGAACAAAACGCCGTCCGCATCGATGTCGAATACAATGCGGAGGTCTTCGACCGATCGACGATCGAGCGCTGGATCCAACATTTCGCAACGCTCGCCGAAGCGCTGTCCAAGAACATCGACGTCGAGATCTCGAGGCTGCCGTTATTGAGCGACGACGAACGCGGCTGGCTGATCGACGGCTTGAACGACACGGCGGCAAACTATCCGCGAGATGAGCACGTGGTCTCCCTCTTCGCCCGCAAGGCGTCGAAGCAGCCCGATGCGATTGCAGCCGAACATGGCGGCCGCTCCATCACTTACGGCAGGCTGGAAGCCCGCTCCAATCAGTTTGCCCGATATATTCAAGAGGCGATTCCCGAGCCCGGCCAGCGCATCGCACTGCTCGTCGACCGGTCGCTAGACATGGTCGTGGCGCTGCTGGCGATCATGAAGGCCGGGCACACCTACGTGCCCATGGATCTTTCCCATCCTGAAGAGCGCCTCTGCCAGACCCTCGACGTCGCGCGCGTCGGCGGCCTGATATGCGACAGCGATGCCATGGCGTCCCTCGCCCCCGCAAACATTCCCGTTATTCGCATCGACGAGGAAGCAAAGGCGGTAGGCCGAATGACCAGCACTGCGCTTGACGCTCTGCCGCCCGATTCCGCTGCCCCTGCATATGTCATCTTTACCTCCGGCTCGACCGGGGCACCCAAGGGCGTCGAAGTGTCCCATCGGGCGCTGACGAACTTCCTCCTCTCCATGGCGAAGGAGCCCGGCTTCACCGATCGGGATACGATCCTTGCGGTGACGACGATCTCGTTCGACATCGCGGGGCTCGAGCTCTACCTGCCGCTCGTTACCGGTGGGAAGATGGTGATTGCCGACCGGCAGCAGGTGCAGGATGGCTTCGCCATTGTCGATCTCGTGGAAAAGAGCGGTGCGACCGTGCTTCAGGCGACCCCCACGCTCTGGCAGATGCTTGTCGAGGCCGGCCTCGAGGACAAACCGCACCTCAAGATGCTGTGCGGCGGAGAGCCCATGCCGAAAGAACTCGCCAAATCCCTGCTGAAAATCGGCGGCGAGCTCTGGAACATGTATGGCCCGACGGAGACGACGGTCTGGTCGTCCGTCGCGCGCATTACCGACGCGGAGGCACCGATCACCATCGGCCATCCGATTGCCAATACCCAGCTTTACATCGTCGACCGCAACAACGACATCGCGCCCATCGGCGTCACCGGCGAGCTGTGCATTGGCGGCGACGGCCTGGCGAACGGCTACTTCGACCGGCTGGATCTGACCGAGAAGGCCTTCGTTCCGATCTCCTTCGGCTCGAACCGGCCAACGCGGCTCTATCGGACCGGCGATGTCGGACGCCGTCTTGCGAACGGTTCGCTGCAACTGCTCGGACGCCGAGACCAGCAGATCAAGCTCCGTGGCTTCCGCATCGAACTCGGCGATATCGAAGCCGTCGTTTCGAAGGCTCCCGGCGTGCGCCAATGCGCGGTCGTCGCTGCGGAGAAAAAGAGTGACGGCAAATTGCTCGTTGGATACATCGTACCGGAAGCAGGCGCCGAGCCGAGCGCAGCCGAGCTCTCGGACTTCGTCACGGCGAAGCTGCCCCGCTACATGGTGCCGACCTGCTGGGTGACCGTCAGCGAACTGCCGCAGACAGGCAACGGCAAGCTCGATCGCAAGACGTTGCAGCAGCGTGGAATTCCTGCCCACAGCACCGAGGCTAAAAAAACCAAACCGCGCACTCCAATGGAAGAGCAACTAGCGGCTATTTGGCAGGACATACTCGGCAGCCAGGATATCGGCGTGGACGACAATCTCTATGCGCTTGGAGCCGACTCCCTCACGATTTTCCGCATGGCAGCGCGCATGCTGGACGCCAATCTCCCGCTGGAAGCCAAGCACCTCTTGCGCTACCCGTCTATCGCGCAATTGGCCAGGTTTGCCGAACAGCAGATCCGGCGGCGAGAGAAGCTGTCCAAACGACTGTCCTCAATGTGGTGCAGCGTCTTGAACGTTGACCAACTGCAGCCTGATGACGATTTCTTTGCCGTCGGCGGCAACTCCGTTCTCGCAGCAAAACTCCTGCAAGAAGTAGAGGCGGCCTACAAGATCGTTCCAAATCCCGAAATGATTTCCAAATTTCGGACATTCCAGGATTTCACGGCAAAAATCGCCAAGACACTGGAAGGCGTTGACACGGAGTCGTCCCTTTGGGAATTGGTGACATGCAAGACAGGCAGCAGCGATGCTGTTGTCTATACGTTCAATCATCCATTCCTGTATTACGCGCTCGCCACCGAGATCGACGACAGCATTTCCGTTCACAACCTGAACATGTTCAGCGCTGATTTGACGAGCGCACCGGCGGATATGTCGGTGGAAGATATAGCCAGACAAGCGATCGAAGCGATGAAAATTCCGGTGGGAACCCGTCGTTTGGCCTTGGTCGGTCTGTGTGTGAACGGCATTTTGGTCATGGAGATCAGCCGGCAGTTGCGCGAAAGCGGTATAGACGTACGCTGCACCGCTGCCATCGATAGCTGGTGCCCCACGTTCGTATCATCGCTGCCCAAGAGCCGCCTAATGTGGTGGCAGACGGAGCGGCGCGCGAAGCGGGTCTTGCACTTCACCAGCAAGCTGATGAAGGGGGACATTACCGCCCAGGATTACTTCAGGCACTTCAACATCTCATGGAAGCTGATGCAGCTTCTTCACGTGAAAAGTGCCGAACCTTTGGAATCAGATCGCGCCAATGCGATGGTCACAGCGTTCATGAATTCCGCAGCCGCGCATCACAATGACCCGGCGATCAGAGATTCATCAATTGTCCTGGTGCGCAGTCAGGCGCACAATAGCCGGGCACGAAAGTTGAGGTTCGGCTGGAGGAACGCCGTCGCCGAGGACACGCCAGTGCTCGACCTGGAAGGCTGGCATGAGGACTCGCTGATAGATTCCG from Rhizobium sp. 007 encodes:
- a CDS encoding non-ribosomal peptide synthetase/type I polyketide synthase gives rise to the protein MTGIHETAHADLDRIDIEDDQGPGGIAIIGMSGRFPGAPTVEALWDLVSDGRNAFSIFAPDEIEDCFTDEERAAANYVAARPHLPDVDMFDAEFFGMFAREAALTDPQHRVFLEICWEALENGGYDPHRYPGMIGVFAGSSMPTYLINNVLGDRAKAEEFASNYQIGCFQQLVGALNDALATRIAYKFDLRGPAFTLQSACSTSLLAVSQACQNLQTYACDMALAGGVSITLPQKRGYIYQEGGMASADGTCRPFDANADGTVFASGAGVVLLKRLEDARRDRDRIFAVIRGYGINNDGSDKVGFTAPSVRGQAEAISAALANAGVPAASIGYVECHGTATPLGDPIEFGGLKEAYLDIADARESCALGSVKGNVGHMDCAAGVSGLIKTALMLHRGKIPPMPNYSRPNPRLNIEESPFYIPTEMTDWPAQGHPRRAGVSAFGVGGTNVHVILEEAIGEDREACSDVTKPYILPLSARNPAALSAMRANLSAHLTERPEISLADVAATLQNGRCEFSHRFAISARTVEEARDKLGAERPADSIASDAPPVAFMFPGQGAQYVGMGAGLYDSEPEFARWIDRGAELLKPMLGLDLRIFICHSGPVPESMADEQRNTRIAQPCLYLVEYALARLWMSRGLRPYAMIGHSVGEFVAATLANVISFEDGLRLVASRGRLMQSQPQGAMVSVRADAQTVSAYLKGDVEIAAVNAPKLSVISGPFAEIDEVCSALEAGGIAFSRLHTSHAFHSPMMNEAAAALYDETAKVTYGTATVPYISCVTGDWQTAQQGTSPDYWARHCRDAVHFAAGLAKLCDGRKPILLEVGPGRTLSVFASQTVARDNLNTVIQSLPEHDRAPEAADVFAGAQGRLWMAGCVLEWPELPNGATAHLDLPVYPFQRQRHWIDAPPSARRNVGSYALSRSELQIVVEPSAAIQMPATVSVAPTNAPSSADRTPALECELLATLAEMSGNALRPADVAATFIELGFDSLFIGQFAQRIEKDYRVKISFRDLLSTIPSIANLAKHLDEKMPEKALAASPPPAAYLLAPAAVFAASEMPLAPTPSPSASMGEVQALIQSQIQLLQSLFAQQLQLLQSSATSPPVAVAESAATVSMPQAVLSIVPAPAAAAPSEAVDAPVTPAERLESVPLTEAQTEIWLAAQTGDEASCSFNLSISLTLDGEFDEAAFSKALSLVTDRHDALRIRFSRAGDYFRFADDFALKAPLVDFAGRPDGEAQLREMLDEDARTPFDLVDGPLARAFIARLAVDKHVFVFSGHHIICDGWSISVLLDELAMAYAAFRNGETPQFEPALSFATYATKLAPTPEKSEKDEQFWLDQFKEIPELPELPLDRTRPEHRNFASGTCTGYIEGDVYKALKKAGAQSGATLFSTLLAMLQVVVSRLSRQEDIVIAVPAAGQNLIGEAILFGHCVNLLPIRQTVASQTSFCEHLRATQRLVLQAVEHQSCTYGTLVRKLGVKRDSRRLPLTEIQFNLDHTAADQPFGNLTANMANNVKGFSNFDMFFCAFEEQNAVRIDVEYNAEVFDRSTIERWIQHFATLAEALSKNIDVEISRLPLLSDDERGWLIDGLNDTAANYPRDEHVVSLFARKASKQPDAIAAEHGGRSITYGRLEARSNQFARYIQEAIPEPGQRIALLVDRSLDMVVALLAIMKAGHTYVPMDLSHPEERLCQTLDVARVGGLICDSDAMASLAPANIPVIRIDEEAKAVGRMTSTALDALPPDSAAPAYVIFTSGSTGAPKGVEVSHRALTNFLLSMAKEPGFTDRDTILAVTTISFDIAGLELYLPLVTGGKMVIADRQQVQDGFAIVDLVEKSGATVLQATPTLWQMLVEAGLEDKPHLKMLCGGEPMPKELAKSLLKIGGELWNMYGPTETTVWSSVARITDAEAPITIGHPIANTQLYIVDRNNDIAPIGVTGELCIGGDGLANGYFDRLDLTEKAFVPISFGSNRPTRLYRTGDVGRRLANGSLQLLGRRDQQIKLRGFRIELGDIEAVVSKAPGVRQCAVVAAEKKSDGKLLVGYIVPEAGAEPSAAELSDFVTAKLPRYMVPTCWVTVSELPQTGNGKLDRKTLQQRGIPAHSTEAKKTKPRTPMEEQLAAIWQDILGSQDIGVDDNLYALGADSLTIFRMAARMLDANLPLEAKHLLRYPSIAQLARFAEQQIRRREKLSKRLSSMWCSVLNVDQLQPDDDFFAVGGNSVLAAKLLQEVEAAYKIVPNPEMISKFRTFQDFTAKIAKTLEGVDTESSLWELVTCKTGSSDAVVYTFNHPFLYYALATEIDDSISVHNLNMFSADLTSAPADMSVEDIARQAIEAMKIPVGTRRLALVGLCVNGILVMEISRQLRESGIDVRCTAAIDSWCPTFVSSLPKSRLMWWQTERRAKRVLHFTSKLMKGDITAQDYFRHFNISWKLMQLLHVKSAEPLESDRANAMVTAFMNSAAAHHNDPAIRDSSIVLVRSQAHNSRARKLRFGWRNAVAEDTPVLDLEGWHEDSLIDSGKALASLISARLGVSSDVSSGGIAH